GCGATGATGGCGTTCACCGCGCCGAGCGGCACATAGGCCGTCGCCACGGTCAGCGCGAGCAGGCCCATCAGGCCGAGCCAGGCGACGACCAGCGGCAGCGAAGGGCGGTGTTGCGTCATGAACTTGACCTTCCCGGCAGATAGATCAACGCGAACAGGAATATCCAGACAATGTCGACGAAGTGCCAGTACAGCGCTGCGCTGTGCAGCGCCGCACGATGCCGGCTCGAAGGGGCATTGCGGCAGAGCAACGCTAGGGCCGCCAAAAGTCCGATACCGATGATCATGTGCAGCGCGTGGATTGCGGTGGCGATGAAGTAAAAGATGAAGAACAGCTGGACGCCATTAGCGAGGTCGCCCTTGAATTCGAAATCGATGCCCGGCACGAGATGCTCCTCGTACTCGCCGTGATATTCGATGCCCTTCAGCGCAATGAAGGCAAGCCCGAGGCAGATCGCGGCGGCGAGCAGCCAAGCTGTCAATTTTCGCGTTTCCGCCGAGAACATCTCCACGGCCCACGCGACAAGGAAACTGGACGTGAGCAGGATCGCCGTGTTGGCCGTTCCGATCACGATCTCAGTGTGGCGGCTCCCGGTCGCAAAGCCCTGCGGATAAGCGTGCCGGTAGACGAAATAGGCGAGCAGCAGCCCGCCGAACAGCAGCACTTCGGTCGCGATGAAGACCCACATGCCGAGCTCGGCGGTCTCATCGCGGTGGCCGACCGAAGCGAATTGAGGGGCGACAGCGGGGAGGTCACGCATTCTGCGGCTCCGCCTCGAAGTTTCGGGAGTATTGATAGGGCGCGCGTGTCACGACGGGCTGGATGTCGAAATTGTGCTCGGGCGGCGGCGACGATGTCTGCCACTCGAGCCCCGGTGCGTCCCAGGGATTGGCAGACGCACGCGCGCCGAAGAACACGGAATAGCCGAGGTAGAACAGCGGCAGCAGGTAGGCGGCAGCCAGTATGGTGGCCCCGCCGGACGACAGCACGTTCCATAGCTGGAACTCAGGCGGATAGACGTGGTAACGCCGTGGCATGCCCTCGGCGCCGAGGATGAATTGCGGGAAGAAGGTGAGGTTGAAGCCGAAGAAGATCAGGACGGCAGCGGTGCGCGCCCAGTACTCCGAATAGAGCCGGCCCGTGATCTTCGGCCACCAGTAATGCAGCCCGCCGAAATAGGCGGTCACCATGCCGCCCACCATGATGTAGTGGAAATGCGCGACCACGAAGTAGGTGTCGGTGGCGTGCACGTCGAAGGCAAGGCAGGCGAGGAACAGGCCGGTGAGGCCGCCGATCGTGAACAGCCCGATGAAGGCCAGCGCGTACAGCATGGGTGCGTCGAACCGCAATGAACCCTTGTGCAATGTCGCAGTCCAGTTGAACACCTTGATCGCGGAAGGGACGGCCACGACAAAGCTCATGAACGAGAACACCAGACTCGCGACCAGCGATTGCCCAGTGACGAACATGTGGTGGCCCCAGACCAGGAAGCCGAGGGCGGCGATCGCCAAGCTCGCCCAGGCGACGAACTTGTAGCCGAACACCTGCTTGCGCGAAAAGCACGAGATCAGCTCGTTGATCACGCCCATGCCGGGCAGGATCATGATGTAGACTGCCGGATGCGAGTAGAACCAGAATAGGTGCTGAAACAGCAGTGGATCGCCGCCGATCCGCGGATCGAAGAAGCCGACGCCGAAACAGCGTTCGACCGCAATGAGTACGAGCGTGATCGCCAGAACCGGCGTCGCGAGCACGAGGATTACAGAGGTCGCATAGAGCGACCAGAGGAACAGTGGCAGCCGGTACCAGGTCAGACCCGGCGCGCGCAGCCGGTGAATGGTGACGATGAAGTTTAATCCCGTTAGGATCGACGAGAATCCGGCAATGAAGACGCCGGCAGCGGCGACCATGACGTAACTATTCGAATAGAGCGTCGAGAACGGCGTGTAGAAGGTCCAGCCGGTATCAATGCCGCCGGCCAGGATCGCAAACAGCGTCACGCTGCCGCCCAGCATGAAGATGTACCAGCTCAGCAGATTGAGCCGCGGGAAGGCGAGGTCGCGCGCGCCGATCATCAGCGGGGCGATGAAGTTGCCGAGCGTGTTGGGGATCGACGGGATCAGGAAGAACCACACCATGATGATGCCATGCATGGTGAACAGGCGGTTGTAGATGTCGTCGCTGACGAGATCGGCCTGCGGCGTGGCCAGTTCGATCCGCATCGCGGTCGCCCCCGCGCCGCCGATGAAGAAGAACAGCGTGAGGCTTGCGAAATACAGGATCGCGATCCGCTTGTGATCGGTGGTGAAGAACCACGAACGCAGCGTGTAATTGGCAGTGAGGTAATTCAGTTCGGTCATGGCTGTCGACCCAGCGATTTGATGTAGAGCACCAGGCGAAGCAGCTGATCCTCGGTGACTTTGCCCTCGAAGGACGGCATCAGCGGCTCGTAACCCGCTGCGATCTGGCTGCGCGGCAGCAGGATGGAGTCGCGGATGTATTTGTCGTCGGCGATCACGGTGGTGCCGTCGGACAGGGGTACGGGACTGCCGTAGATTCCCTCCAGCTGCGGCGCATGGATCTTGCTGCCTGCGCTGTGACAGCCGCCGCAGCCGAGCTGCCGGAACAACGCGCCACCTTCGTCCGCGAGAGAGCTTGTTGGCGCCTGCTGGGTGAGCCAGTTGGCAAAATCCGCTTGCTCCATCACCACGACCTCGCCGATCATTCCCGAATGCGCCGTGCCGCAATATTCGGCGCAGAAGAGGGCGTAATGACCCGTCTTCTGCGCGGTGAGTTCGAGGTCCTGATAGCGGCCGGGCACCACGTCATGCTTTAGCCGAAGCGCCGGAATGAAGAAGCTGTGAATCACGTCCTGCGAGGCCATCACCAGCCGGATCGGACGGTCGACCGGCATGTGCAGTGCATTGATCTCGGACTGACCGCCGGGATGCTGGACCTTCCACATCCACTGCTTGGCGACCACGAAAGCCGTGAGTTCGTCGGGTAGCCTGCGGTAAAGTTCGAGGTAGACGCTCGCGCCCCAGACGAAGAGGGCGAGAAAGCAGAGCAGGGAGGCCGTCGTCCAGCTCACCTCCCAGTGCCAGCTCTTGGCCTCGTGGTTCTCGCGATCCACCTCGTTGCCGGCGCGATAGCGTACGCAAAACAGCGCCAACAGGAAGAACAACAAGCCCAGCACGAGCGCGCTGGCGAGCAGAAGGCCGGCGAACAGCAGATCGACGTCTCCGCCTTCCGGGGACACGCCCGGGTGCCAGAACGGAATCCACTGGCGCCACATGCTCAGGCCACCGCCGGTAACCTGGCGGGGGAATCGCATATCAAGGGGTAGGCCATCCCGGCAGGCCCTTTCGCAGCAGCATTTCGGTGGCGCGCTTGACCGGCACGCGTACGATTCCACGGTCGCGGTCGACCCAGCCGTAGCTGTTCGTGATTTCCGCGTCGCCGCGCCGCGCGCGCTCAAGCTCGTCCGATGGCGTGACCTCTAGAGGCGGAGCATTTGAGCTCAGCGCGGGCCGCGCGACGGGACTGACGTGGCGCATCGACTGCGGAAAGATCAACGGCATTACGAGCGGAACGACCAGCACGAATGTGCCGAGACCCGCGGCGATCCCGGCAATGGCCTTGGTCGCCATGTCCGACCGTTCGTAGTCGAAGCCGGTCGCTTCAGCCATGTTGCTGGATCCTCGGGTGCCCACGGACAATGCGGTCCGGGCGTTTGCGTTCCTCGATTAGGAACCAACCGCCAGAGGCCAGATTGACGGTAAAGTACCCGCCAGCTGGTCGGCCACGGATGGCTCAGCTCTTTTCACCCGCCGCCGATACGTGGATGCGGTTGTTCCTAGTTGGAAGTCTTTCGCTGATGGCCGGTGGCACGGTTGGCATCATCGGTTTTGCGCGGTCCGCTTACATGACCTCGACCGACGTCCGCCCCCAGCAGCCGGTCCCGTTCAGCCATCGTCACCACGCAGGCGAGCTGGGGATCGATTGCCGCTACTGCCACAGCAATGTCGAACGGGGCCCTCAGGCCGGTCTGCCACCGACGGAAACCTGCATGACCTGCCACTCGCAGATCTGGACCAACGCCTCCGTGTTGGAACCGGTCC
This Bradyrhizobium sp. CCBAU 53421 DNA region includes the following protein-coding sequences:
- a CDS encoding cytochrome c oxidase subunit 3 is translated as MRDLPAVAPQFASVGHRDETAELGMWVFIATEVLLFGGLLLAYFVYRHAYPQGFATGSRHTEIVIGTANTAILLTSSFLVAWAVEMFSAETRKLTAWLLAAAICLGLAFIALKGIEYHGEYEEHLVPGIDFEFKGDLANGVQLFFIFYFIATAIHALHMIIGIGLLAALALLCRNAPSSRHRAALHSAALYWHFVDIVWIFLFALIYLPGRSSS
- the coxB gene encoding cytochrome c oxidase subunit II, producing MRFPRQVTGGGLSMWRQWIPFWHPGVSPEGGDVDLLFAGLLLASALVLGLLFFLLALFCVRYRAGNEVDRENHEAKSWHWEVSWTTASLLCFLALFVWGASVYLELYRRLPDELTAFVVAKQWMWKVQHPGGQSEINALHMPVDRPIRLVMASQDVIHSFFIPALRLKHDVVPGRYQDLELTAQKTGHYALFCAEYCGTAHSGMIGEVVVMEQADFANWLTQQAPTSSLADEGGALFRQLGCGGCHSAGSKIHAPQLEGIYGSPVPLSDGTTVIADDKYIRDSILLPRSQIAAGYEPLMPSFEGKVTEDQLLRLVLYIKSLGRQP
- the ctaD gene encoding cytochrome c oxidase subunit I, whose translation is MTELNYLTANYTLRSWFFTTDHKRIAILYFASLTLFFFIGGAGATAMRIELATPQADLVSDDIYNRLFTMHGIIMVWFFLIPSIPNTLGNFIAPLMIGARDLAFPRLNLLSWYIFMLGGSVTLFAILAGGIDTGWTFYTPFSTLYSNSYVMVAAAGVFIAGFSSILTGLNFIVTIHRLRAPGLTWYRLPLFLWSLYATSVILVLATPVLAITLVLIAVERCFGVGFFDPRIGGDPLLFQHLFWFYSHPAVYIMILPGMGVINELISCFSRKQVFGYKFVAWASLAIAALGFLVWGHHMFVTGQSLVASLVFSFMSFVVAVPSAIKVFNWTATLHKGSLRFDAPMLYALAFIGLFTIGGLTGLFLACLAFDVHATDTYFVVAHFHYIMVGGMVTAYFGGLHYWWPKITGRLYSEYWARTAAVLIFFGFNLTFFPQFILGAEGMPRRYHVYPPEFQLWNVLSSGGATILAAAYLLPLFYLGYSVFFGARASANPWDAPGLEWQTSSPPPEHNFDIQPVVTRAPYQYSRNFEAEPQNA